CTGAAACAGCAACTAGCAGGTAGATTCCCGTGACAATGACAAGGGCGAGGATCAGCGCGCGAGGAACGGCCTTCTGGGGGTCTTTTACCTCGTCTCCCGTTGTCGCAACTGCGTCAAGACCAATGAACGAGAAGAAGATTGATCCGGTAGCAACGGATATGCCCGCGACGCCCATTGGGGCAAAGTTTGAAAAGTTGTCGGCATTGAACGCTGTGAAGGCGACTGCAGAAAAGGCCACTAGAACAGTGACCTTGATTATCACCATGATCGTGTTCGCCACGGCAGATTCGGAAGCTCCTCTGAGCAGCAAAACAAAGCACATAAGAACCAAGATCACGGCGGGAAGATTCACGATCCCGCCAGTCTCAGGGGAGTTCAGCAGGGCGTTGGGAAGGTCGATGCCGAAGAGGTTGTGGATGAGGAGGGCTACGTACTCAGACCAGCCGACGGCAACGGCGGCCGCAGAGACTCCGTACTCCAGGATCAGGCAAGCTCCAACGACAAATGCTGCCAACTCACCCATCGTCGCATAGGTATACGAGTATGAGGACCCAGACGAAGGAATGACCGAGGCCAGTTCCGCGTAGCAGACAACTGTCAGACCGGCGACAAGAGCTCCCAGAAGGAAGGAGAGAACCACCGCCGGTCCAGCTTCGGGAACGGCTTCGGAAAGGATGAAGAAGATTCCGGTGCCCACCGTTCCACCAACGCCGATCATGGTCAGGTGGAAGGTACTAAGAGATCGTCTAAGCGTGATTTCACCGGGCAGAACCTGGCCATCTTTGGTTTCTACGGCAGGTTCTTCAAACTGGTAAATATCAGCGGGCAGATCGGCGGAATGAACTCCTGCGGGAACTCGACGGCGCGTTAACTGTCCGGCTAGTGTCAGTTCTTTCGCGCTCGACATAGTGCGCCTACCATCCCGGCGTCGTGGCTAGAGGTTATGTATCGGAGCTGACACCACGCACCGACTCAGTGCATAGTATGCCTGTCTATGCATAGTGAGTGTTGAGTTCTCGTATTCTGGGAACTGTTGTGCGGAAGTTAGAGGCGGCGTTGCCGTGACCCGGATATTCTCCGTTGTTGGTGTTGGTTTGTGGGTTGATTGGTTTGAGGGACCGCCCGTGTTGGGTGGTCCCTCTAACCATGTTTGGTTTGCGGGGGGTTGCTAGTCTCCCACATTCTCTCGAATGTAGTACCTTCGCCGCTGCGGGGCTTAGCTTCCGGGTTCGGAATGGGGCCGGGCGTTTCCCCCGTGCTGTGCCCCCCGCAAAGTTTGTATGCACTTATTAGTAGTCCCGCACCCCATCAAACACTTGTTGTTTGTGTGGTGGGGGTGGGTTGGTGCTGAGTTTGTATAGTGGTCACTTTGTGTCTGTTTTGTGTGCTCGTTTTTTGTGTGTTTGTTTGGTTTTAGTGTTGGCCGATTAGTGCCAGTTAGCTCTTGAACACCTTGCGGTGCTTCCACTCCTGGTCTATCTACCCCTTAGTCTATGGGGGGCCTTCACACACACGAATGTGTGTTGGAAACTTTATCTTAGAGGTGGTTTCCCGCTTAGATGCTTTCAGCGGTTACCCTTTCCGAACGTAGCCAACCAGCGGTGCCCCTGGCGGGACAACTGGTATACCAGAGGTTCGTCCGTCCCGGTCCTCTCGTACTAGGGATAGGTCTCTGCAAGTTTCCTGCGCGCGCAGCGGATAGGGACCGAACTGTCTCACGACGTTCTAAACCCAGCTCGCGTACCGCTTTAATGGGCGAACAGCCCAACCCTTGGGAGCGACTACACCCCCAGGATGCGACGAGCCGACATCGAGGTGCCAAACCACGCCGTCGATATGAACTCTTGGGCGGGATCAGCCTGTTATCCCCGGGGTACCTTTTATCCGTTGAGCGACACCCCTTCCACACGGGGGTGCCGGATCACTAGTTCCGACTTTCGTCCCTGCTCGACATGTCTGTCTCACAGTCAAGCTCCCTTTTACACTTACACTCAAAACCTGGTTACCAACCAGGCTGAGGGAACCTTTGAGCGCCTCCGTTACCATTTAGGAGGCAACCGCCCCAGTTAAACTACCCACCAGGCACTGTCCCCAACCCGGATCACGAGTCGAGGTTAGATGCACACTAGCCTCAGAGTGGTATTTCACCAATGACTCCACCACAGCTAGCGCCGCGGTTTCATAGTCTCCCACCTATCCTACACAAACACCAGCGAGCACCAATACCAAGCTATAGTAAAGGTCCCGGGGTCTTTCCGTCCTGCTGCGCGTAACGAGCATCTTTACTCGTAGTGCAATTTCACCGAGCTCATGGTCGAGACAGCAGAGAAGTCGTTACGCCATTCGTGCAGGTCGGAACTTACCCGACAAGGAATTTCGCTACCTTAGGATGGTTATAGTTACCACCGCCGTTTACTGGGGCTTCAATTCAAAGCTTCGAAACCCGAAGGGCTTCTAACCTTTCCTCTTAACCTTCCAGCACCGGGCAGGCGTCAGTGCATATACCGCCACTTACGTGTTCGCATGCACCTATGTTTTTAATAAACAGTCGCTTCTCTCTATCCTCTGCGACCCCCCAAAGCACCATCACCGCGAGGGCGAAGCACTCCTAGGGGTCCCCCTTCTTCCGAAGTTACGGGGGCATTTTGCCGAGTTCCTTAACCATGATTCACTCGAACGCCTCGGTATACTCTACCTGACTACCTGTGTCGGTTTAGGGTACGGGCGGAAGAACACCTCACGTCGAGGCTTTTCTTGGCACCACAGGCTCAATCCCAAACCCCTGAAAAGGGGTTCCCATCACACCTCACCCACAAAAGTCCGCGGATTTACCTACGGACGGGCCACATGCTTAGACACACACAACCACCGGTGTGCGGAACCTACCACTGTGCGTCACCCCTGTTAACACGCTCACCACAACCAGACAACCACACACGCAACAAAATCAAATCAACAAGAAACCCGTAAAGGAATCAAGAATCATCAAAACTGAAGGATGCGTGACTGCGATTGGAAGTAATGTTGGACGGTATAACTTCCGGTACCAGAATATAAACTGGTTATCCATCGACTACGCCTGTCGGCCTCGCCTTAGGACCCGACTAACCCAGGGAGGAAAAACCTAGCCCTGGAACCCTTAGTCAATCAGCGGAAGGGATTCTCACCCTTCAAATCGCTACTCATGCCTGCATTCTCACTCCCCCACAATCCACCACACGGTCACCCGGCGGCTTCACCTCATGAGGGACGCTCCCCTACCCAACCAACAAACCACAAAGGGCCTGCTGTTTGCCACGGTTTCGGCGGTGTGCTTCAGCCCCGCTACATTGTCGGCGCGGAATCACTTGACCAGTGAGCTATTACGCACTCTTTCAAGGATGGCTGCTTCTAAGCCAACCTCCTGGTTGTCACAGCAACTCCACATCCTTTCCCACTCAGCACACACTTAGGGGCCTTAACCGGTGATCTGGGCTGTTTCCCTCTCGACTACGAAGCTTATCCCCCGCAGTCTCACTGCCACGCTCAACACTATTAGCATTCGGAGTTTAGCTGATCTCAGTAACCCAAAAGGGCCCATCAACCAACCAGTGCTCTACCACCAACAGGCAACACGCAACGCTGCACCTAAATGCATTTCGGGGAGAACCAGCTATCACGAAGTTTGATTAGCCTTTCACCCCTACCCACAACTCATCCCCCCAGTTTTCAACCTAGGTGGGTGCGGTCCTCCACGCCGTCTTACCGGCGCTTCAACCTGGCCATGGGTAGATCACTTCGCTTCGGGTCTAGAACACGCGACCAAAAAACGCCCTATTCAGACTCGCTTTCGCTACGCCTACCCCACAACGGGTTAAGCAAGCCACATGCCACTAACTCGCAGGCTCATTCTTCAAAAGGCACGCCATCACCCACCCACACCAAAACAGTGCGTCAGGCTCTGACGGCTTAAAGGCATCCGGTTTCAGGAACTATTTCACTCCCCTCCCGGGGTACTTTTCACCATTCCCTCACGGTACTAATACACTATCGGTCATCAAGAAGTATTCAGGCTTACCAAGTGGTCTTGGCAGATTCACGCAGGATTCCACGAGCCCCGCGCTACTCGGGCACCAAACCAAGCCCTTGCTGCAACCAACCATCTACACGACTATCACGCCCTACGGTCAGCTATCCCAAACTGTTCAAATCAGCTACAACAAAAACCCAAACCCGCGGCAACAGGCTTGAAGGTCGGCCCCACAACACCGCGCATGCAACCCTCGCCGAGTAATCACACACACACGGTTTAGCCATCATCCGCGTTCGCTCGCCACTACTAACGGAATATCTTTTCCTACGGGTACTAAGATGTTTCACTTCCCCGCGTTCCCCCCACACCACTACTTAACTCATGATGCGGCGACCAGACACAACTCTGGCCAGGTTCCCCCATTCGGAAATCCCCGGATCAACGCTCGCTCGTCAACTCCCCAGGGCATATCGCAGACCGCCACGTCCTTCATCAGCTCTTGATACCAAGGCATCCACCGAACGCCCACAAAAACTAAAAACCAACACAAAAAACAAAATCACACAAAATAAAGACACAAAACAACCACTATACAATTCACCAACAACCCACCAACAACAGCCCACCCCCAAAAAGAAGACAAGCCATCACCAGCAAAACCCAACCACCAAACCAAAGAAAGAAAGCAAACCCTAAAACCTTAGAGCCCAAGCACAAAACCTGGAACCTTCCCCCAATGACTCACACGGGTGTTGAGAGTAAACCCGATAGTGAACCCACCACCACACCAAAGCGCGGCAGCAGGGCCCCAGAAAGCCAGCCCAACAAGAACCAACCAACCAGAACTGTTTCTTTGACAAATCGCTGCAATATTTCCTGCACCACCCCACCACAGAGCAGTGACTCACAAAAAATGTTTCCCCCACCAAAAGCAAGAGACCCGCGCAAAACCAAACGTTCCCGCTCCAGCCTCAAACCACAAAATCAGGGGCTCCTTAGAAAGGAGGTGATCCAGCCACACCTTCCGGTACGGCTACCTTGTTACGACTTCGTCCCAATCGCCAATCCCACCTTCGACCACTCCCCCCGGAAAAACCGGTTAGGCCATGGGCTTCGGGTGTTACCAACTTTCATGACGTGACGGGCGGTGTGTACAAGGCCCGAGAACGTATTCACCGCAGCGTTGCTGATCTGCGATTACTAGCGACTCCACCTTCACGAAGTCGAGTTGCAGACTTCGATCCGAACTGAGACTGGCTTTAAGGGATTCGCTCCACCTCACAGTATCGCAACCCTCTGTACCAACCATTGTAGCATGCGTGAAGCCCAAGACATAAGGGGCATGATGATTTGACGTCATCCCCACCTTCCTCCGAGTTAACCCCGGCAGTCTCCCATGAGTCCCCACCATAACGTGCTGGCAACATAGGACAAGGGTTGCGCTCGTTGCGGGACTTAACCCAACATCTCACGACACGAGCTGACGACAACCATGCACCACCTGTACACCAGTATCAAAGAGTCCCCCATCTCTGGAGTATTCCGGTGTATGTCAAGCCTTGGTAAGGTTCTTCGCGTTGCCTCGAATTAATCCGCATGCTCCGCCGCTTGTGCGGGCCCCCGTCAATTCCTTTGAGTTTTAGCCTTGCGACCGTACTCCCCAGGCGGGGCACTTAAAGCGTTAGCTACGGCGCAGAAACCATGACAGCCCCCACACCTAGTGCCCAACGTTTACAGCGTGGACTACCAGGGTATCTAATCCTGTTCGCTCCCCACGCTTTCGCTCCTCAGTGTCAGTAATGGCCCAGAGATCCGCCTTCGCCACCGGTGTTCCTCCTGATATCTGCGCATTCCACCGCTACACCAGGAATTCCAATCTCCCCTACCACACTCAAGCCAGCCCGTACCCACCGCACTACTCCAGTTAAGCTGAAGCCTTTCACGGCAGACGCGACAAGCCACCTACAAGCCCTTTACGCCCAATAATTCCGGACAACGCTCGCTCCCTACGTATTACCGCGGCTGCTGGCACGTAGTTAGCCGGAGCTTCTTTACCCCCTACCCTCAACACCACCAAAGCAGTGCCTTGTTCAGGGGCGAAAAAGGTTTACAACCCGAAGGCCTTCATCCCTCACGCGGCGTCGCTGCATCAGACTTTCGTCCATTGTGCAATATTCCCCACTGCTGCCTCCCGTAGGAGTCTGGGCCGTATCTCAGTCCCAATGTGACCGGTCACCCTCTCAGGCCGGTTACCCGTCAAAGCCTTGGTAAGCCATCACCCCACCAACAAGCTGATAAGCCGCGAGCCCAACCCTTCCCGAAACAAATCTTTCCAACCAAAACCATGCGGAATCAGCAGAATAATCAGTATTAGACACCCTTTCGAATGCTTATCCCAAAGAAAAGGACAGGTTACTCACGTGTTACTCACCCGTTCGCCACTAACCACACAAAGCAAGCTAAGTGCAGTCCGTTCGACTTGCATGTGTTAAGCACGCCGCCAGCGTTCGTCCTGAGCCAGGATCAAACTCTCCAACAAAAACCAAAACAACCAACCCCACAAAAGAGCCAGCCAAACAGTCAATGCCAAAAAGAAAACACCCAAAAAAAGGATGCAATCCAAGCCAAAAAACAAAACAACAAACGTCAAAAAAACAAACACTATCAAGTTCACAAACAACACCCCCAAGCACGGAGCTTTACGCTCTGTGAAGGGCTGGCCTTTCGTTCACATCAGAACTTCCGGCGAGATACAAACTTACAGGGGTTCCACGATTGCGTCCAGCCGGAAGCGTGTGACCCCCGTCATGCGGCTTGAAACTGCTTCTGATCAGCGGGTTTACACCGCCAATCCGGGCGAGACCGCGCCCGGTTTCGGGCGTGTCCGAGCGGATACGACGAGTCGGCTTAGAGGCTCTTTATCGGGTGCAAACGAACATCATCGACTGCGGCGAACCCAAAGCACGCAACCAGTTATCGGAGCAGACAACTGGTCGCTGGCGTACGCGACCGGCAATTGCTGGAATACACGAACGGTAATTGTCGGGATACACGAACGGCAGTCGCTGGCGTACGCGACCGGCATTTGTCGGAATACACGAACGGCAGTCGCTGGCGTACGCGACCGGCATTTGTCGGAATACACGAACGGTTAAGCGCCGAACGGGGTGGACTCCGGAAACCCGGTATCCACCCCGCCCGATACAAGACCGTTTTTGCAGGTCCTAAGTAAAGAACTACCCGCGCTTGAACTTAAGCTCGGCGTCATCTCCCTTTAGGACAAGGGAATCACCCGAGATCGTTCCCGAAGTAACGACGTCCAGCGCACTGACGTACGCGTACTCGGCGTCCATAATCGGCTCGTCACACGCCATCATCGTGGAAGCCACCGGGCCAAACAAGAGCTTGTCGCCCTCCGCTCGAACAGTGCCAAACAGGTTGTTACAGCCGGCAGTTCCGTGGAACGCCCCTTCATCTTCAACCGTGAGTTCAGGGGTAGTGCCCTCAACGATGACTACATCACCCTTAGGGCCGGTCGCCGATTCAAGCACCCAGGCACCCGTAATGTTCTCAGGGGTCGCCGTCTCGCCTCCACCAGATTCCCCGCAACCGGTAAGCATCGACACACCAAAGACAGCAACTACTCCAAGAGTCATTATTCGTTTCATTTGAATCCCGTCCCTCCAGTTCGAACTCCGACTCTAAAGATTACAGGCGCAACTCATCCATTCGCTCGACAACCATTGTCTGCTCCCCGATTGTGACCGAGGCCGTGACCTACCCTGCGAGCAATGAGTGCAGACTCGGCGGTACCCCTGTCGAAAGTCGTAAGAAACGACAAGACTTAGCACATGGATAATCCGGACGCGCCCAAGCCTCTTTACTTTCACGTCGTCAGTTCTCCGGTTGGCGATCTAGGGCTAGTCGCAAGCGCACGTGGAATCACCCATGTCTTGTTCAACCCTGAACGAGAACTCAAGCATCTCTCGCAGACCTACCAGGTTCTCTCCACACGTCCCGATCTAGCGGACGAGGATGATGGACAAACTGCCGCGCGCCATCTACTCCTTGCTGCTCGGCAACTCCGCGACTACTTCGCAGAAGAGCGCCGCCATTTTTCGCTGGTACTCGACCTTGCGCCAGACGCAGTCAGCGCGGCCTCATCCTCACATCACTCCAAGAAACGCACCGGCAGTTTTCGAACTGCGGCTCACCTGGAGCTCCTGAACATCAACTACGGTGAGACGGCCTCATACGGAGACATTGCGGAGGCACTCGGTTCTCCCGGAGCCGCAAGAGCCGTAGGTGGCGCCTGCGCAAACAACCCGATTCCGATAATTATTCCGTGCCATCGCGTTCTTCCATCCACCGGAAAAATCGGCAACTACAGTGGTGGAACAGGACCGGAAACGAAGAAGTTCCTCCTAAACCTCGAATCGGCAAATTAGGTCTCAACACTGCAACGTTCTCAACCCCGAACAACTTTTGGATAGACAACTTACTTACTGGACAGTAAGCTCACGGTTACCGTCACGATGAACGTGACGTTCGCCTATCTATATAGGAGCCAGCAATGTTGCTTACCTCCGCAGTTTCTAGACCAACGTCTAGAAGGATCGCCGCGTTTACCGCGGTGGTTGCCCTAAGCGCCACGGCGCTTGCGGGATGCGCAAAGTCCGATACACCCTCATCATCCTCACCCGAGTCCGGGGAGTCCGCCACGACCGAAAATTCCGGACAGGGCACCACCGCACTCACTATTGCAAAACCCGATGGGGCGATAACCACCGAATCGCACAACCCTTATCTCGGCGACTCCGCGGCCTCAAAGTACGGCTACCGCATGGTCATCTTCGAGCCCCTTGCTCTGGTAAACCCGACCGGTGACCTGGGAACTACTCCGTGGCTTGCTGAATCCGTCGAGTGGAACGACGACTACACCGCAGTCACGGTTGTCCCACGCCCCGGAGTTACTTGGAGCGACGGTGAGCCGTTCACTGCCGATGACATCGTCTATACATTTGGCCAGTACCTTGACGGTCGGCTAACCGATACCTCCGGCCTCAGCTACACGGGGGCGGACGTGGACGGCGACAAGGTGACTTTGAACTTCGAGAACTCGATGTTCGTGAAACAGGCCTCCGTTCTTCACACTCCAATCGTTCCCAAGCACATTTGGGAAAATATCGAAGACCCCGATACTGATCCATTGACTGGCGAAGGCCAAGCCGTTGGAACCGGCCCCTACACACTTACCAACTGGACCACAGAATCCGTAACCCTCACCGCACGTGATGATTGGTGGGGCGGAAAACTTGCCGTTCCTGAACTCCACTACATTTCATATGGTGACAACGCCGCTCTTACCTCGGCGCTGGTTTCCGGCGATGCCGACTGGGCGCAGGCGTTCCTTCCCCAGATCGAAACCAGCTTCCTGGCAGCAGATCCGGAAAACAACCACTTCTGGGCAGCTCCAACCACCGGTGCAGCAACGGTGTTCATGAACCTTCAAAAGAAGCCGTTTAACGATGTGGCATTCCGTGAGGCACTGGCTTACACGATCAACCGAGACGACTACGTAACCATTGCTCGCGAAGGGGCCTCCGAAGCCATCTGGAACAAGACTGGCCTCGGCGAAATCCTTAGTGATGAAATTGCCTCCGAGTTCAAGGACGAGGACTACTCAGTCGACAAGGACAAGGCGCGCCAAATCCTAAGCGATGCCGGCTACACCTGGGATGCCTCGGACAAGCTCGTTGACCCTGAGGGAGAGGTCGTCACGTTCAGTATCTCCGTTCCTTCCGGTTGGAGTGACTGGAACACTGAGCAACAGCTCATCGCGGAAGAGACAAAAGCGATTCTCGGCGTTGAAGTCAAGATCGATATGCCCGATTGGGGCGGCTGGGACGCAGCCCGAAC
The sequence above is a segment of the Actinomycetaceae bacterium MB13-C1-2 genome. Coding sequences within it:
- a CDS encoding amino acid permease; amino-acid sequence: MSSAKELTLAGQLTRRRVPAGVHSADLPADIYQFEEPAVETKDGQVLPGEITLRRSLSTFHLTMIGVGGTVGTGIFFILSEAVPEAGPAVVLSFLLGALVAGLTVVCYAELASVIPSSGSSYSYTYATMGELAAFVVGACLILEYGVSAAAVAVGWSEYVALLIHNLFGIDLPNALLNSPETGGIVNLPAVILVLMCFVLLLRGASESAVANTIMVIIKVTVLVAFSAVAFTAFNADNFSNFAPMGVAGISVATGSIFFSFIGLDAVATTGDEVKDPQKAVPRALILALVIVTGIYLLVAVSALGAQHWTLFEGQQAGLAQIVENVTGSSWPGTILALGAVISIFSVTLICLYGQTRILYSMGRDGLLPKAFSRVHPKTRVPTVNTWVVAIAVSILAGFLPIGILADMTSIGTLSAFLLVSIGVMVLRRTAPDLKRGFKVPLYPLTPILSIVACLYVMHGLGTVTWTAFAIWMIIALSFYFLWSRKNSDLQRRHDAGELGS
- a CDS encoding META domain-containing protein gives rise to the protein MKRIMTLGVVAVFGVSMLTGCGESGGGETATPENITGAWVLESATGPKGDVVIVEGTTPELTVEDEGAFHGTAGCNNLFGTVRAEGDKLLFGPVASTMMACDEPIMDAEYAYVSALDVVTSGTISGDSLVLKGDDAELKFKRG
- a CDS encoding methylated-DNA--[protein]-cysteine S-methyltransferase — its product is MDNPDAPKPLYFHVVSSPVGDLGLVASARGITHVLFNPERELKHLSQTYQVLSTRPDLADEDDGQTAARHLLLAARQLRDYFAEERRHFSLVLDLAPDAVSAASSSHHSKKRTGSFRTAAHLELLNINYGETASYGDIAEALGSPGAARAVGGACANNPIPIIIPCHRVLPSTGKIGNYSGGTGPETKKFLLNLESAN
- a CDS encoding ABC transporter substrate-binding protein, coding for MLLTSAVSRPTSRRIAAFTAVVALSATALAGCAKSDTPSSSSPESGESATTENSGQGTTALTIAKPDGAITTESHNPYLGDSAASKYGYRMVIFEPLALVNPTGDLGTTPWLAESVEWNDDYTAVTVVPRPGVTWSDGEPFTADDIVYTFGQYLDGRLTDTSGLSYTGADVDGDKVTLNFENSMFVKQASVLHTPIVPKHIWENIEDPDTDPLTGEGQAVGTGPYTLTNWTTESVTLTARDDWWGGKLAVPELHYISYGDNAALTSALVSGDADWAQAFLPQIETSFLAADPENNHFWAAPTTGAATVFMNLQKKPFNDVAFREALAYTINRDDYVTIAREGASEAIWNKTGLGEILSDEIASEFKDEDYSVDKDKARQILSDAGYTWDASDKLVDPEGEVVTFSISVPSGWSDWNTEQQLIAEETKAILGVEVKIDMPDWGGWDAARTDGDFDSIIHWLESTNNAYGLYTSTMDPRWIVDGKATYNFGRYDNPDVTAALNQYASASSDEEREAALEVIQKHYVEDIPAITLGAHPLLAEYNTRNYVGWPDADDPYAPGDPTQPNIVMVLQKLQVK